The Cellulomonas sp. S1-8 genome has a window encoding:
- a CDS encoding endonuclease/exonuclease/phosphatase family protein produces MSARDVGILRVMTYNLRGMREEVDALVDVVRTARPDVLAVQEPPRGPRGRARLRRFAARTGLRVAVGGGGARTTALLVAPYRSVRGASGLRLPWRLGLTRRGVATARIDGVRVVVVHLGLRPSERNRHVDLVTRRLLRGADGPVVIAGDLNERPGGPSWVALSDGAGGLQDAASVVGAEQATYPADVPRVRIDVVLVDRRLPVLDAYVPDDAAVGVASDHRPLVVDVHLPEP; encoded by the coding sequence GTGAGCGCGCGCGACGTCGGGATCCTGCGGGTCATGACCTACAACCTGCGCGGTATGCGCGAGGAGGTCGACGCACTCGTCGACGTCGTCCGCACCGCGCGCCCCGACGTGCTCGCGGTCCAGGAACCCCCCCGCGGGCCCCGCGGCCGGGCGCGGCTGCGACGGTTCGCCGCGCGGACCGGGCTCCGGGTGGCCGTGGGCGGCGGCGGGGCACGGACCACCGCACTGCTCGTCGCCCCCTACCGCAGCGTGCGGGGGGCGTCCGGCCTGCGACTGCCCTGGCGCCTGGGGCTCACGCGACGCGGCGTCGCGACCGCGCGGATCGACGGCGTGCGCGTCGTCGTCGTCCACCTCGGCCTGCGGCCCTCCGAGCGCAACCGCCACGTCGACCTCGTCACGCGCCGGCTGCTGCGCGGCGCGGACGGGCCCGTCGTCATCGCCGGTGACCTCAACGAGCGCCCCGGCGGACCGTCGTGGGTCGCGCTGAGCGACGGCGCCGGGGGGCTGCAGGACGCCGCGAGCGTCGTCGGCGCGGAGCAGGCGACGTACCCGGCCGACGTGCCGCGCGTGCGCATCGACGTGGTCCTGGTCGACCGCCGACTGCCCGTCCTCGACGCGTACGTGCCCGACGACGCCGCGGTCGGCGTCGCCAGCGACCACCGCCCCCTCGTCGTGGACGTGCACCTGCCGGAGCCCTGA
- a CDS encoding glycosyl hydrolase, translated as MNHAMRGRARTLAAAAAALAVGVAGTLPATAAPTTTPSPEPAPAVHIADPGATAATRSLFAYLDDVRGEQILVGHQHTTSFGLTLTDPDGTTSDLATTYGDFPAVFGWDTLILAGDERPGRQDATTEENIAAFADHIEKAHAIGAVQTISAHMENFATGGSFYDTSGDALRAVLPGGAKNAELTAYLDDIATLAGEVRDEDGELIPIVFRPWHENAGSWFWWGAAFGSPGEYKELFRYTVEYLRDVKGVSNFLYSFSPGGGFGGDADVYLRTYPGDAFVDVLGYDAYDATGSQTFLDGLVADLGMIADLADAKGKVSAYTEFGVTGGVGTSGASPEAWFTKVLAAIEADPRASRSAYLQTWANFDAGQHFVPVGDDALVADFQAFVDDPFTAMSGDLDRDDVFGRDVATTPHPPLVHVVSPADGSRVAASPTILRVRVADLDADAVRVTVAAPGAAEADAVVDLTPDGALWWTALLDLPPALLDNSTRTFTADVLVDGEVVLTDTAHVVLGPRPTFGPGVVDDFEGYGDDTALRAEYVTYGANDIALETGSVGGGEQALRLDYDFATQTYTGIGKQLDGDWSDLNELSLWYDPDGSGNRLVVQLVAGGVSYEAYPSLAGDEPQRVALPFVDWRPAPWDTANADRRITDDDLRAITQLNVYVNAVDGSATSGSLVVDDIAALPGVEPPPLFSDVPTGHPYATEILWMHARGLDDGYADGTYRPQRVVPRHEAATVLHAYAGQGATPSVRRPTYWDVPRSHPAYAAVEWLAAEQITDSRALPLFLPSAPLDRTTAALWLYRLAGEPEVDASTLEFRDVPTRFPARAAIAWATQTGVIEPRSATTYGVLRPVLRQDLARYLYRVEHLPTPLDPVVLFDFADGAQGWTAAAGTATGADGALAVEAPGADGSWVGVTGAWDLTGRTQLVVDAPATTGFDTKLALQVGPSWTWCETAQAGWVNGPSAGDVVLDLTTLTPECAAGLADVKGINLYLNTGSHVLDDVEVR; from the coding sequence ATGAACCACGCCATGCGCGGACGTGCGCGCACCCTCGCCGCCGCTGCCGCCGCGCTCGCCGTCGGCGTCGCCGGCACCCTCCCGGCGACCGCCGCGCCGACGACCACCCCGTCCCCCGAGCCCGCGCCCGCCGTGCACATCGCCGACCCCGGCGCGACGGCCGCGACGCGCTCGCTGTTCGCCTACCTCGACGACGTGCGGGGCGAGCAGATCCTCGTCGGCCACCAGCACACGACGTCGTTCGGCCTGACGCTGACCGACCCGGACGGGACGACGTCGGACCTGGCGACCACGTACGGAGACTTCCCCGCCGTGTTCGGCTGGGACACCCTGATCCTGGCCGGTGACGAGCGCCCGGGCCGCCAGGACGCGACGACCGAGGAGAACATCGCGGCCTTCGCCGACCACATCGAGAAGGCGCACGCCATCGGCGCCGTGCAGACCATCAGCGCGCACATGGAGAACTTCGCCACCGGCGGGTCGTTCTACGACACGTCCGGCGACGCGCTGCGCGCCGTGCTGCCCGGCGGGGCGAAGAACGCCGAGCTCACCGCCTACCTGGACGACATCGCGACCCTCGCGGGCGAGGTCCGCGACGAGGACGGCGAGCTCATCCCGATCGTGTTCCGGCCCTGGCACGAGAACGCGGGCTCGTGGTTCTGGTGGGGTGCCGCGTTCGGCTCGCCGGGCGAGTACAAGGAGCTCTTCCGGTACACCGTGGAGTACCTGCGCGACGTCAAGGGCGTGTCGAACTTCCTGTACTCCTTCTCCCCCGGCGGCGGGTTCGGCGGTGACGCGGACGTCTACCTGCGGACCTACCCCGGCGACGCGTTCGTCGACGTGCTCGGGTACGACGCCTACGACGCGACGGGGTCGCAGACGTTCCTCGACGGGCTGGTCGCGGACCTCGGCATGATCGCCGACCTCGCCGACGCGAAGGGCAAGGTCTCCGCGTACACCGAGTTCGGCGTGACCGGCGGCGTCGGGACGTCCGGTGCGAGCCCCGAGGCGTGGTTCACGAAGGTCCTCGCGGCGATCGAGGCCGACCCGCGCGCGTCGCGCAGCGCCTACCTGCAGACGTGGGCGAACTTCGACGCGGGCCAGCACTTCGTGCCCGTCGGCGACGACGCCCTCGTCGCAGACTTCCAGGCGTTCGTCGACGACCCGTTCACGGCCATGTCGGGCGACCTCGACCGCGACGACGTCTTCGGCCGGGACGTCGCGACGACGCCGCACCCGCCGCTGGTGCACGTGGTGTCCCCCGCTGACGGGTCGCGCGTGGCCGCCTCGCCGACGATCCTGCGGGTGCGCGTCGCTGACCTGGACGCGGACGCGGTGCGCGTGACCGTCGCAGCCCCGGGTGCGGCCGAGGCCGACGCGGTCGTCGACCTCACGCCCGACGGCGCCCTGTGGTGGACGGCCCTGCTGGACCTGCCGCCCGCGCTGCTCGACAACTCGACCCGCACGTTCACCGCCGACGTCCTCGTCGACGGCGAGGTCGTGCTCACCGACACCGCGCACGTCGTCCTCGGCCCCCGCCCCACGTTCGGCCCCGGGGTCGTCGACGACTTCGAGGGCTACGGCGACGACACCGCGCTGCGCGCCGAGTACGTGACCTACGGCGCCAACGACATCGCGCTGGAGACGGGCAGCGTCGGCGGGGGCGAGCAGGCCCTGCGTCTCGATTACGACTTCGCGACCCAGACCTACACGGGCATCGGCAAGCAGCTCGACGGCGACTGGTCGGACCTCAACGAGCTCAGCCTCTGGTACGACCCGGACGGGTCCGGCAACCGGCTCGTCGTGCAGCTCGTCGCGGGCGGCGTCAGCTACGAGGCGTACCCGTCGCTCGCCGGTGACGAGCCGCAGCGCGTCGCGCTCCCGTTCGTCGACTGGCGCCCCGCGCCCTGGGACACCGCGAACGCGGACCGCCGGATCACCGACGACGACCTGCGCGCGATCACCCAGCTCAACGTCTACGTCAACGCGGTCGACGGCAGCGCCACGTCGGGCTCGTTGGTGGTCGACGACATCGCCGCGCTGCCGGGCGTCGAGCCGCCGCCGCTGTTCTCCGACGTGCCCACGGGCCACCCGTACGCCACCGAGATCCTGTGGATGCACGCCCGGGGACTCGACGACGGGTACGCCGACGGCACGTACCGGCCGCAGCGCGTCGTGCCGCGGCACGAGGCCGCGACGGTCCTCCACGCGTACGCCGGGCAGGGCGCCACGCCGTCGGTCCGCCGCCCCACGTACTGGGACGTGCCGCGCTCGCACCCCGCGTACGCCGCCGTGGAGTGGCTCGCCGCCGAGCAGATCACGGACAGCCGCGCGCTGCCCCTGTTCCTGCCGTCGGCGCCGCTGGACCGCACCACCGCCGCCCTGTGGCTGTACCGCCTCGCGGGCGAGCCGGAGGTCGACGCGAGCACGCTGGAGTTCCGCGACGTCCCGACGAGGTTCCCCGCCCGGGCCGCGATCGCGTGGGCCACGCAGACCGGTGTGATCGAGCCCCGGTCGGCCACGACGTACGGGGTGCTGCGGCCCGTCCTGCGCCAGGACCTCGCCCGGTACCTCTACCGGGTCGAGCACCTGCCCACGCCGCTCGACCCGGTCGTGCTGTTCGACTTCGCCGACGGCGCGCAGGGCTGGACCGCCGCGGCGGGCACGGCGACCGGGGCCGACGGCGCGCTCGCGGTCGAGGCGCCCGGCGCGGACGGGTCGTGGGTCGGCGTCACCGGCGCGTGGGACCTGACGGGCCGGACGCAGCTCGTCGTCGACGCACCCGCCACCACGGGCTTCGACACCAAGCTCGCGCTGCAGGTCGGCCCGTCGTGGACGTGGTGCGAGACCGCGCAGGCCGGCTGGGTGAACGGCCCGTCGGCCGGCGACGTCGTGCTCGACCTGACCACGCTGACCCCCGAGTGCGCGGCCGGGCTGGCCGACGTCAAGGGCATCAACCTCTACCTCAACACCGGCAGCCACGTGCTCGACGACGTCGAGGTGCGCTGA
- a CDS encoding sodium-translocating pyrophosphatase has translation MQLGATSITIVAAIAVIGLAALVVAAVLRRQVLAAGEGTASMQEIALAVQEGASAFLSRQFRTLALFAVVVCALLFLLPGDSGVKIGRSVFFLVGAGFSAAIGYLGMWLATRANVRVAAAASGPDGRAEGARIAFRTGGVVGMAVVGLGLLGAALVVLVYRGEAPAVLEGFGFGAALLAMFMRVGGGIFTKAADVGADLVGKVEQGIPEDDPRNAATIADNVGDNVGDCAGMAADLFESYAVMLVAALILGRAAFGEEGMVFPLIVTAVGALVAALGVAITKVRGDESGLTAINRGFYVSALIGVLLAALAAYAYLPASFATLTGGTVGLEDHAGDPRLVASAAVLIGVVLAGIILWVTGYFTGTTSKPTLHVARTTLTGPATVVLSGIGVGFESAVYTAGIIAAAICGVFLLAGGSVPLALFLIALAGCGLLTTVGVIVAMDTFGPVSDNAQGIAEMSGDVTPEGAQILTDLDAVGNTTKAVTKGIAIATAVLAATALFGAYADSVRTALEGVTGDIGDDLVAAMMTYDIISPITLVGVILGGATVFLFSGLAIDAVTRAAGAIVFEVRRQFRENPGIMTGEVRPEYARVVDMCTRDSLRELATPGLLAAFAPIAVGFGLGVGPLAGFLAGAIGSGVLMAVFLSNAGGTWDNAKKIIEDGHYGGKGSPAHAAAVIGDTVGDPFKDTAGPAINPLIKVMNLVALLIAPAIVVVSVGDGANHTLRLTIAVIATAIAFGAVVVSRLRAAKVDREGRLEHETQLVG, from the coding sequence ATGCAGCTCGGTGCCACGAGCATCACGATCGTCGCGGCGATCGCCGTGATCGGCCTGGCGGCCCTCGTGGTCGCCGCAGTGCTCCGTCGTCAGGTGCTGGCCGCCGGCGAGGGCACGGCGTCGATGCAGGAGATCGCCCTGGCGGTGCAGGAGGGCGCCTCGGCGTTCCTCAGCCGCCAGTTCCGCACGCTCGCCCTGTTCGCCGTCGTCGTCTGCGCGCTGCTGTTCCTGCTGCCGGGCGACAGCGGCGTGAAGATCGGTCGGTCGGTCTTCTTCCTCGTCGGTGCCGGGTTCTCGGCGGCCATCGGCTACCTGGGCATGTGGCTCGCCACGCGCGCCAACGTGCGCGTGGCCGCGGCCGCCTCAGGACCCGACGGCCGCGCGGAGGGCGCGCGGATCGCGTTCCGCACCGGGGGCGTCGTCGGCATGGCCGTCGTCGGCCTCGGCCTGCTGGGCGCCGCGCTCGTCGTGCTCGTCTACCGCGGCGAGGCGCCGGCGGTGCTCGAGGGCTTCGGCTTCGGTGCCGCGCTGCTCGCGATGTTCATGCGGGTCGGCGGCGGCATCTTCACCAAGGCCGCCGACGTGGGTGCGGACCTGGTCGGCAAGGTCGAGCAGGGCATCCCCGAGGACGACCCGCGCAACGCCGCCACCATCGCGGACAACGTCGGCGACAACGTGGGCGACTGCGCCGGGATGGCCGCGGACCTGTTCGAGTCCTACGCGGTGATGCTGGTCGCCGCGCTCATCCTCGGCCGGGCGGCGTTCGGCGAGGAGGGCATGGTGTTCCCGCTGATCGTCACCGCGGTGGGTGCGCTGGTCGCGGCCCTCGGCGTCGCGATCACCAAGGTGCGCGGCGACGAGAGCGGCCTGACGGCCATCAACCGCGGCTTCTACGTCTCCGCGCTCATCGGCGTGCTCCTCGCCGCGCTCGCCGCGTACGCCTACCTGCCCGCGTCGTTCGCGACGCTCACGGGCGGCACCGTCGGCCTCGAGGACCACGCGGGCGACCCGCGGCTCGTCGCGTCGGCGGCCGTGCTCATCGGCGTCGTCCTCGCGGGCATCATCCTGTGGGTCACCGGCTACTTCACGGGCACGACGAGCAAGCCGACGCTGCACGTCGCCCGGACCACGCTCACCGGACCCGCCACGGTCGTCCTGTCCGGCATCGGTGTCGGGTTCGAGTCCGCCGTGTACACCGCCGGCATCATCGCGGCCGCGATCTGCGGGGTGTTCCTGCTGGCCGGCGGGTCCGTGCCGCTCGCGCTGTTCCTCATCGCGCTCGCGGGCTGCGGCCTGCTGACGACCGTCGGTGTCATCGTCGCGATGGACACGTTCGGCCCGGTCAGCGACAACGCGCAGGGCATCGCGGAGATGTCGGGCGACGTGACCCCCGAGGGCGCGCAGATCCTCACCGACCTGGACGCCGTGGGCAACACCACCAAGGCCGTCACCAAGGGCATCGCGATCGCCACGGCCGTCCTGGCCGCGACCGCGCTGTTCGGGGCGTACGCCGACTCGGTACGGACCGCGCTCGAGGGCGTCACGGGCGACATCGGCGACGACCTCGTCGCGGCGATGATGACCTACGACATCATCAGCCCGATCACCCTCGTCGGCGTGATCCTCGGCGGGGCGACCGTGTTCCTGTTCTCGGGCCTGGCCATCGACGCGGTGACACGCGCCGCCGGTGCCATCGTCTTCGAGGTGCGCCGCCAGTTCCGTGAGAACCCCGGGATCATGACCGGCGAGGTGCGCCCCGAGTACGCCCGGGTGGTCGACATGTGCACGCGCGACTCGCTGCGCGAGCTCGCCACCCCGGGGCTCCTCGCGGCGTTCGCGCCGATCGCCGTCGGCTTCGGCCTCGGTGTGGGGCCGCTCGCGGGGTTCCTCGCCGGGGCCATCGGCTCGGGCGTCCTCATGGCGGTGTTCCTGTCGAACGCCGGCGGCACCTGGGACAACGCGAAGAAGATCATCGAGGACGGCCACTACGGCGGCAAGGGCTCGCCCGCGCACGCCGCCGCCGTCATCGGCGACACCGTCGGCGACCCGTTCAAGGACACCGCGGGCCCGGCGATCAACCCGCTCATCAAGGTGATGAACCTCGTGGCGCTGCTCATCGCCCCGGCCATCGTCGTGGTGTCGGTCGGCGACGGTGCCAACCACACGCTGCGCCTGACGATCGCGGTCATCGCCACGGCCATCGCGTTCGGTGCGGTCGTCGTCTCGCGGCTGCGCGCCGCGAAGGTCGACCGCGAGGGTCGCCTCGAGCACGAGACCCAGCTCGTCGGCTGA
- a CDS encoding STAS domain-containing protein codes for MDVQVTTEDVGVRTVLHVSGEIDVASADRLRERTTLLVAQGRTDLVVDLTGVTFLDSTGLGLLVGTLKRVRTLGGDLVLVVDSERLLKVFRITGLTQVFDIRETVADALGS; via the coding sequence ATGGACGTGCAGGTCACCACCGAGGACGTCGGTGTGCGCACGGTCCTGCACGTCTCGGGTGAGATCGACGTCGCGTCCGCGGACCGGCTGCGTGAACGCACCACGCTGCTCGTCGCCCAGGGCCGCACGGATCTCGTCGTCGACCTCACCGGCGTGACGTTCCTGGACTCCACCGGGCTGGGCCTGCTGGTCGGCACCCTCAAGCGCGTGCGCACCCTCGGCGGCGACCTGGTCCTCGTCGTGGACTCCGAGCGCCTGCTCAAGGTCTTCCGCATCACGGGTCTGACGCAGGTCTTCGACATCCGCGAGACGGTGGCCGACGCGCTCGGTTCGTAG
- a CDS encoding SigE family RNA polymerase sigma factor — protein MTPWQDALDELVRTRGRALVGYAYLLTGDTREAEDLVQDALVRTFTRGRGTREVASAEAYVRRAILTTYVDGFRRRRHWATIRHLAAVPEPSPPDGPHAGPEPVVTTRLAVQQALALLPPRERACIVLRHFEDMTVAQVADALSLSVGTVKRYLSDATRTLETRLGSLDDDADEPAAHTEDVLVTLRSSR, from the coding sequence GTGACCCCTTGGCAGGACGCGCTGGACGAGCTCGTCCGCACCCGCGGCCGCGCGCTCGTGGGCTACGCGTACCTGCTGACGGGTGACACGCGCGAGGCCGAGGACCTCGTCCAGGACGCGCTGGTCCGGACGTTCACGCGCGGTCGCGGCACGCGGGAGGTCGCGTCCGCGGAGGCGTACGTGCGGCGCGCGATCCTCACGACGTACGTCGACGGCTTCCGTCGTCGGCGCCACTGGGCGACGATCCGGCACCTCGCCGCCGTGCCCGAGCCGTCGCCGCCCGACGGGCCCCACGCGGGCCCCGAGCCCGTCGTGACCACGCGGCTGGCCGTGCAGCAGGCGCTCGCGCTCCTGCCGCCCCGCGAGCGCGCGTGCATCGTCCTGCGCCACTTCGAGGACATGACGGTGGCGCAGGTCGCCGACGCGCTGTCCCTGTCCGTCGGCACCGTCAAGCGGTACCTGTCCGACGCCACCCGCACGCTCGAGACCCGCCTGGGCTCGCTCGACGACGACGCCGACGAGCCCGCGGCCCACACCGAGGACGTCCTCGTCACCCTCCGGAGTTCACGATGA
- a CDS encoding sigma-70 family RNA polymerase sigma factor yields MREAADDDVLGVLARERGRALFGYAYLLCGDPRTSEDLVQDALVRTFARLRAGTDVGHAEAYVRAAILRGHLDALRRRQRWATVRHLLHVPGDEAARDPAAAVTTGAAVQDALATLAPQERVAVVLRHVEDLTVPDVADRMGLAVGTVKRYLSTASAKLATRLGPLPDDGEHVVVHAREAR; encoded by the coding sequence GTGCGCGAGGCCGCGGACGACGACGTGCTGGGCGTGCTCGCGCGCGAGCGGGGTCGCGCGCTGTTCGGGTACGCGTACCTGCTGTGCGGCGACCCGCGGACGTCCGAGGACCTGGTGCAGGACGCGCTGGTCCGCACGTTCGCCCGGCTGCGGGCCGGCACCGACGTCGGCCACGCCGAGGCGTACGTCCGTGCGGCGATCCTGCGCGGGCACCTCGACGCGCTGCGTCGGCGGCAGCGGTGGGCCACGGTGCGGCACCTGCTGCACGTCCCCGGGGACGAGGCCGCCCGCGACCCGGCGGCGGCCGTCACGACGGGTGCGGCGGTGCAGGACGCCCTGGCGACGCTCGCGCCGCAGGAGCGGGTCGCGGTGGTGCTGCGGCACGTCGAGGACCTCACCGTGCCGGACGTCGCGGACCGCATGGGCCTGGCCGTCGGCACCGTCAAGCGGTACCTGTCGACAGCGTCCGCCAAGCTCGCGACCCGGCTGGGGCCGCTGCCCGACGACGGCGAGCACGTCGTCGTCCACGCCCGGGAGGCACGATGA
- a CDS encoding anaerobic ribonucleoside-triphosphate reductase activating protein, producing MTAASTGAWEGRATSLQIAGLTPLSTVDWPGRLVATAFLQGCPWRCTYCHNSAILDPTVPGVVAWSDVMGLLRRRRGLLDGLVLSGGEPTRQAGVVAAAREAKEAGFLVGLHTAGAYPARLPGLLRHVDWVGLDIKAPAHLYRAITRTGDGATAAGKAFAALRIVLDSGVDVQVRTTVDPTVLTDADVAELTAALADMGVRDHVLQQVRPDGATDEYAQALAGVPRERLHRG from the coding sequence GTGACGGCCGCGTCGACGGGGGCGTGGGAGGGCCGGGCGACGTCCCTGCAGATCGCGGGCCTGACGCCGCTGTCCACCGTCGACTGGCCCGGCCGGCTGGTCGCCACCGCGTTCCTGCAGGGGTGCCCGTGGCGGTGCACGTACTGCCACAACAGCGCGATCCTCGACCCGACCGTCCCGGGCGTCGTGGCCTGGTCGGACGTCATGGGCCTGCTGCGCCGGCGGCGCGGCCTGCTCGACGGGCTCGTGCTGTCCGGCGGGGAGCCGACGCGCCAGGCCGGGGTCGTGGCCGCGGCGCGCGAGGCCAAGGAGGCCGGCTTCCTCGTGGGCCTGCACACCGCGGGCGCGTACCCGGCGCGCCTGCCGGGCCTGCTGCGTCACGTCGACTGGGTGGGGCTGGACATCAAGGCCCCCGCCCACCTGTACCGCGCGATCACCCGCACGGGGGACGGGGCGACCGCCGCGGGCAAGGCGTTCGCGGCGCTGCGGATCGTCCTGGACAGCGGGGTCGACGTGCAGGTCCGGACGACCGTCGACCCGACGGTGCTGACCGACGCCGACGTCGCGGAGCTCACCGCGGCACTGGCCGACATGGGGGTGCGGGACCACGTGCTGCAGCAGGTGCGGCCCGACGGCGCGACCGACGAGTACGCGCAGGCGCTCGCGGGGGTCCCGCGCGAGCGCCTGCACCGGGGGTGA
- a CDS encoding ribonucleoside triphosphate reductase: protein MSQPTAPHRPMVDVVSSIDEYLDRSDWRVNANANQGYSLGGLILNTSGKVIANYWLSKVYPPAVGEAHRDGSLHIHDLDMLSGYCAGWSLRTLLQEGLNGVPGKVEARPPRHFSAAIGQIVNFLGTMQNEWAGAQAFSSFDTFMAPYVRLDDLSYTEVRQGIQELIYNLNVPSRWGTQTPFTNLTFDWTCPADLADQTPFVADEPCDFTYGDLQVEMDMINRAYMEIMTEGDASGRVFTFPIPTYNITKDFPWESENAQRLWAMTAKYGLPYFQNFINSDMEPGDVRSMCCRLQLDLRELLKRGNGLFGSGEQTGSIGVVTINCARLGFLHPGDEDGLLADLDRLIDLARTSLELKRTTVQRLMDDGLFPYSRRYLGSLGSHFSTIGVNGLNEMVRNFSGGREDITDERGHAMALRVLDHVRARMVEAQESTGNLYNLEATPAEGTTYRFAKEDRKRYPAILQAGTFEHPYYTNSSQLPVGFTDDPFEALERQDELQTRYTGGTVLHLYMSERISTPEACRELVRRALTRFRLPYLTVTPTFSICPAHGYLSGEHPVCPTCEEDGVVTTCEVWTRVMGYHRPVSSFNIGKQGEHEERVPFLEPAGVPS, encoded by the coding sequence ATGTCCCAGCCCACCGCCCCGCACCGACCGATGGTCGACGTCGTCTCGTCGATCGACGAGTACCTCGACCGCAGCGACTGGCGCGTGAACGCCAACGCCAACCAGGGGTACTCGCTCGGCGGGCTGATCCTCAACACGTCGGGCAAGGTCATCGCCAACTACTGGCTGAGCAAGGTGTACCCGCCGGCGGTGGGGGAGGCGCACCGCGACGGGTCGCTGCACATCCACGACCTCGACATGCTGTCCGGCTACTGCGCCGGCTGGTCGCTGCGCACGCTGCTGCAGGAGGGCCTCAACGGTGTCCCCGGCAAGGTCGAGGCGCGCCCGCCGCGCCACTTCAGCGCCGCGATCGGGCAGATCGTGAACTTCCTCGGCACGATGCAGAACGAGTGGGCGGGCGCGCAGGCGTTCAGCAGCTTCGACACGTTCATGGCGCCGTACGTGCGGTTGGACGACCTGTCGTACACCGAGGTCCGGCAGGGCATCCAGGAGCTGATCTACAACCTCAACGTCCCGTCGCGGTGGGGCACGCAGACGCCGTTCACCAACCTGACGTTCGACTGGACGTGCCCGGCGGACCTCGCGGACCAGACGCCGTTCGTCGCCGACGAGCCGTGCGACTTCACGTACGGCGACCTGCAGGTCGAGATGGACATGATCAACCGGGCGTACATGGAGATCATGACCGAGGGCGACGCGTCGGGCCGCGTGTTCACGTTCCCCATCCCGACGTACAACATCACCAAGGACTTCCCGTGGGAGTCGGAGAACGCGCAGCGGCTGTGGGCGATGACCGCCAAGTACGGCCTGCCGTACTTCCAGAACTTCATCAACTCCGACATGGAGCCGGGCGACGTGCGGTCGATGTGCTGCCGCCTGCAGCTGGACCTGCGTGAGCTGCTCAAGCGCGGCAACGGCCTGTTCGGCTCGGGCGAGCAGACCGGCTCCATCGGGGTCGTCACCATCAACTGCGCCCGCCTGGGCTTCCTGCACCCCGGCGACGAGGACGGCCTCCTGGCCGACCTCGACCGCCTGATCGACCTGGCGCGCACGTCCCTGGAGCTCAAGCGCACGACCGTGCAGCGCCTCATGGACGACGGCCTGTTCCCGTACTCGCGCCGGTACCTCGGCTCGCTGGGCAGCCACTTCTCGACGATCGGCGTCAACGGGCTGAACGAGATGGTCCGCAACTTCAGCGGGGGCCGCGAGGACATCACGGACGAGCGCGGTCACGCGATGGCGCTGCGCGTCCTCGACCACGTCCGGGCCCGGATGGTCGAGGCCCAGGAGTCGACGGGCAACCTCTACAACCTCGAGGCGACGCCCGCGGAGGGCACGACGTACCGGTTCGCCAAGGAGGACCGCAAGCGGTACCCGGCGATCCTGCAGGCGGGCACGTTCGAGCACCCGTACTACACCAACTCCTCGCAGCTGCCGGTGGGCTTCACCGACGACCCGTTCGAGGCGCTCGAGCGCCAGGACGAGCTGCAGACCCGGTACACGGGCGGCACGGTCCTGCACCTGTACATGTCGGAGCGCATCTCGACCCCGGAGGCGTGCCGCGAGCTGGTGCGGCGCGCGCTGACCCGGTTCCGCCTGCCGTACCTGACGGTCACGCCGACGTTCTCGATCTGCCCGGCGCACGGGTACCTGTCCGGGGAGCACCCGGTGTGCCCGACGTGCGAGGAGGACGGCGTCGTCACGACCTGCGAGGTGTGGACGCGCGTCATGGGGTACCACCGGCCGGTCAGCTCGTTCAACATCGGCAAGCAGGGTGAGCACGAGGAGCGGGTGCCGTTCCTCGAGCCTGCGGGCGTGCCGTCGTGA